Proteins from one Impatiens glandulifera chromosome 2, dImpGla2.1, whole genome shotgun sequence genomic window:
- the LOC124925843 gene encoding calcium-dependent protein kinase 7-like, translated as MGNCCITPSVDESGTKKGKHKQNQNPFTIDYGTNQTSRDYVLVLENPTGRDLEQKYELGIELGRGEFGVTYLCTDKSTGEKLACKSISKKKLRTRVDIEDVKREVEIMKHLPSHPNIVSLKATYEDDNAVHLVMELCEGGELFDRIVARGHYTERAAANVTRTIVQVIQMCHKHGVIHRDLKPENFLFANNKEASALKAIDFGLSVFFKPGERFNEIVGSPYYMAPEVLKRSYGPEVDVWSAGVVLYILLCGVPPFWAETEQGVAQAIIRSVVDFKREPWPNVSDGAKDLVRKMLEPDPKRRLTAHDVLEHPWLQNAKKASNVSLGETVRTRLMQFSVMNKLKKRALRVIAEHLSVEEATGFKEGFKVMDISNRGKINVDELRIGLQKLGHQVPETDIHILMEAGDADKDGYLDYGEFVAISVHLRKMGNDEYLRKAFAFFDQNQSGYIEMDELREALVDEVDNNSEEDVINAIMHDVDTDKDGRISYEEFAAMMKAGTDWRKASRQYSRERYNSLSLKLFKDGSLELKDEDS; from the exons atgggTAATTGCTGTATTACACCATCTGTTGATGAATCGGGCACTAAGAAAGGCAAACACAAGCAAAACCAAAACCCATTTACTATAGACTATGGTACGAACCAGACATCTCGAGATTATGTGCTTGTGTTGGAAAACCCAACCGGCAGGGACCTTGAGCAGAAATACGAGCTGGGCATTGAACTGGGTCGAGGGGAATTCGGTGTAACTTATCTGTGTACTGACAAATCAACAGGAGAAAAGTTAGCCTGCAAATCTATTTCGAAAAAGAAGCTCAGAACTCGAGTGGATATTGAAGATGTTAAGAGGGAGGTTGAGATAATGAAGCATTTGCCTTCCCACCCAAACATTGTGAGTTTGAAGGCCACTTACGAGGATGATAACGCTGTTCACTTGGTTATGGAGCTCTGTGAAGGTGGTGAATTGTTTGATCGAATTGTTGCAAGAGGACATTACACTGAAAGGGCTGCAGCCAATGTAACTCGAACAATAGTCCAAGTCATTCAG ATGTGTCATAAACATGGAGTTATCCATCGCGATCTAAAACCCGAGAACTTTTTGTTTGCTAACAATAAAGAAGCTTCAGCACTTAAGGCAATTGATTTCGGGTTATCTGTATTCTTTAAACCTG GCGAGAGATTCAATGAGATTGTAGGAAGCCCATACTACATGGCTCCCGAGGTTTTAAAACGAAGCTATGGTCCAGAGGTTGATGTTTGGAGTGCTGGAGTTGTTCTTTACATTTTACTTTGTGGTGTCCCACCCTTTTGGGCTG AGACCGAGCAAGGAGTAGCTCAAGCAATCATTCGCTCGGTTGTGGATTTCAAGAGGGAACCGTGGCCTAATGTCTCCGATGGTGCCAAAGACCTTGTTAGAAAGATGCTTGAACCTGATCCCAAACGACGACTTACAGCACATGATGTTTTAG AGCATCCATGGTTACAGAATGCCAAGAAGGCTTCAAATGTGTCATTGGGTGAAACTGTGAGAACAAGATTAATGCAGTTTTCTGTAATGAACAAGCTCAAGAAGAGAGCATTGAGG GTAATTGCGGAGCATTTATCAGTCGAAGAGGCAACAGGATTTAAGGAGGGATTCAAAGTGATGGATATCAGCAACAGAGGAAAGATTAACGTGGATGAGTTAAGAATCGGTCTACAGAAACTTGGCCACCAAGTCCCTGAAACCGATATCCATATTCTAATGGAAGCAGGTGATGCTGATAAAGATGGATATTTAGATTATGGAGAATTCGTGGCGATTTCGGTTCACTTGAGGAAGATGGGTAATGATGAGTATCTGAGGAAAGCATTTGCATTCTTCGATCAAAACCAGAGTGGATACATAGAGATGGATGAATTAAGAGAAGCTTTGGTTGATGAAGTTGACAACAATAGCGAAGAAGATGTTATCAACGCGATCATGCATGATGTGGACACGGATAAG GATGGACGGATAAGCTATGAAGAGTTTGCAGCGATGATGAAGGCAGGAACAGATTGGAGGAAGGCATCGAGACAGTATTCGAGAGAGCGGTATAACAGTTTGAGCTTGAAATTGTTCAAAGATGGATCACTTGAGTTAAAAGATGAGGATAGTTAA
- the LOC124926914 gene encoding guanylate kinase 1-like isoform X3 gives MGETAAFLARDLSKDSSNGFVSKSKELQTSVNLEDKTYVIGGDGDTLTSSINVKIYNNSTGEWVFPMVLGTKPTGSKSHCSVLLGGNRILIVKGDCSVNDCAWFLEFVGQQRENHGSEVVAWSKGVIGNFEKPIVISGPSGVGKGTLISKLMNDFPSMFGFSVSHTTRAPRNYESDGVHYHFTDRNTMEQDIKDGKFLEFASVHGNLYGTSIEAVEVVTDEGKRCILDIDVQGARSVRASSLEAIFIFICPPSFQELEKRLRERGTETEEQIEKRLLNAKKELEQGQSTGLFDHVLINDDLDNCYEQLKKLLSLDGNPNINTELAHKSETVMDLERIPANFSVMKDDQKILITCVDFETICNKPSMFVLDISSMSGGAPGRTRGLNMYTLESVTIDDKLIQN, from the exons ATG GGTGAAACTGCAGCTTTTCTTGCCCGTGATCTTTCTAAAGACTCATCAAATGGGTTTGTCTCAAAATCCAAAGAATTGCAGACATCTGTAAATCTTGAAGATAAAACA TACGTGATTGGTGGAGATGGGGACACCTTAACATCTTCAATCAATGtcaaaatttacaataattCTACTGGTGAATG GGTCTTTCCAATGGTGTTGGGAACGAAGCCAACGGGTAGTAAGAGTCATTGTTCCGTGCTTCTAGGTGGAAATCGAATATTGATTGTTAAGGGAGATTGTAGTGTCAATGATTGTGCATGGTTTCTTGAG TTTGTTGGACAACAAAGAGAGAATCATGGTTCGGAAGTGGTTGCTTGGAGTAAAGGAGTAATAGGAAATTTTGAGAAGCCTATTGTGATAAGTGGTCCATCTGGTGTGGGGAAGGGAACATTAATATCCAAACTTATGAACGATTTCCCATCCATGTTCGGGTTCTCTGTCAGTCACACAACCCGAGCACCAAGAAACTATGAAAGTGACGGCGTGCACTACCATTTCACAGATAGGAATACTATGGAACAAGATATAAAGGATGGGAAGTTTCTTGAATTTGCTTCTGTTCATGGAAACCTATATGGAACTAGCATTGAAGCTGTTGAGGTGGTCACAGATGAAGGAAAG AGATGCATCCTTGACATTGATGTCCAAGGGGCAAGGTCTGTGAGGGCTAGTTCTCTTGAAGCCATTTTCATCTTTATCTGTCCACCATCCTTTCAAGAGCTAGAGAAGCGCCTTCGTGAAAG GGGTACTGAGACAGAGGAGCAGATTGAGAAGAGGCTGCTGAATGCCAAGAAAGAGCTCGAGCAAGGACAATCGACAGGCCTGTTTGACCATGTCTTGATAAATGATGATCTGGATAATTGCTATGAGCAATTAAAG AAACTGTTGAGTCTCGATGGAAACCCCAATATCAATACCGAACTTGCCCATAAATCAG AGACAGTGATGGATTTGGAAAGGATTCCTGCAAATTTTTCTGTAATGAAGGATGATCAAAAGATCTTGATCACTTGTGTTGATTTCGAAACAATTTG TAATAAGCCAAGCATGTTTGTGCTGGACATATCTTCAATGAGTGGAGGGGCACCAGGAAGGACAAGAGGGCTAAATATGTATACACTTGAGTCGGTTACAATCGACGATAAATTGATTCAAAATTAA
- the LOC124926914 gene encoding guanylate kinase 1-like isoform X2 translates to MGETAAFLARDLSKDSSNGFVSKSKELQTSVNLEDKTYVIGGDGDTLTSSINVKIYNNSTGEWVFPMVLGTKPTGSKSHCSVLLGGNRILIVKGDCSVNDCAWFLEVDTKFVGQQRENHGSEVVAWSKGVIGNFEKPIVISGPSGVGKGTLISKLMNDFPSMFGFSVSHTTRAPRNYESDGVHYHFTDRNTMEQDIKDGKFLEFASVHGNLYGTSIEAVEVVTDEGKRCILDIDVQGARSVRASSLEAIFIFICPPSFQELEKRLRERGTETEEQIEKRLLNAKKELEQGQSTGLFDHVLINDDLDNCYEQLKKLLSLDGNPNINTELAHKSVMDLERIPANFSVMKDDQKILITCVDFETICNKPSMFVLDISSMSGGAPGRTRGLNMYTLESVTIDDKLIQN, encoded by the exons ATG GGTGAAACTGCAGCTTTTCTTGCCCGTGATCTTTCTAAAGACTCATCAAATGGGTTTGTCTCAAAATCCAAAGAATTGCAGACATCTGTAAATCTTGAAGATAAAACA TACGTGATTGGTGGAGATGGGGACACCTTAACATCTTCAATCAATGtcaaaatttacaataattCTACTGGTGAATG GGTCTTTCCAATGGTGTTGGGAACGAAGCCAACGGGTAGTAAGAGTCATTGTTCCGTGCTTCTAGGTGGAAATCGAATATTGATTGTTAAGGGAGATTGTAGTGTCAATGATTGTGCATGGTTTCTTGAG GTGGACACTAAGTTTGTTGGACAACAAAGAGAGAATCATGGTTCGGAAGTGGTTGCTTGGAGTAAAGGAGTAATAGGAAATTTTGAGAAGCCTATTGTGATAAGTGGTCCATCTGGTGTGGGGAAGGGAACATTAATATCCAAACTTATGAACGATTTCCCATCCATGTTCGGGTTCTCTGTCAGTCACACAACCCGAGCACCAAGAAACTATGAAAGTGACGGCGTGCACTACCATTTCACAGATAGGAATACTATGGAACAAGATATAAAGGATGGGAAGTTTCTTGAATTTGCTTCTGTTCATGGAAACCTATATGGAACTAGCATTGAAGCTGTTGAGGTGGTCACAGATGAAGGAAAG AGATGCATCCTTGACATTGATGTCCAAGGGGCAAGGTCTGTGAGGGCTAGTTCTCTTGAAGCCATTTTCATCTTTATCTGTCCACCATCCTTTCAAGAGCTAGAGAAGCGCCTTCGTGAAAG GGGTACTGAGACAGAGGAGCAGATTGAGAAGAGGCTGCTGAATGCCAAGAAAGAGCTCGAGCAAGGACAATCGACAGGCCTGTTTGACCATGTCTTGATAAATGATGATCTGGATAATTGCTATGAGCAATTAAAG AAACTGTTGAGTCTCGATGGAAACCCCAATATCAATACCGAACTTGCCCATAAATCAG TGATGGATTTGGAAAGGATTCCTGCAAATTTTTCTGTAATGAAGGATGATCAAAAGATCTTGATCACTTGTGTTGATTTCGAAACAATTTG TAATAAGCCAAGCATGTTTGTGCTGGACATATCTTCAATGAGTGGAGGGGCACCAGGAAGGACAAGAGGGCTAAATATGTATACACTTGAGTCGGTTACAATCGACGATAAATTGATTCAAAATTAA
- the LOC124926914 gene encoding guanylate kinase 1-like isoform X1: MGETAAFLARDLSKDSSNGFVSKSKELQTSVNLEDKTYVIGGDGDTLTSSINVKIYNNSTGEWVFPMVLGTKPTGSKSHCSVLLGGNRILIVKGDCSVNDCAWFLEVDTKFVGQQRENHGSEVVAWSKGVIGNFEKPIVISGPSGVGKGTLISKLMNDFPSMFGFSVSHTTRAPRNYESDGVHYHFTDRNTMEQDIKDGKFLEFASVHGNLYGTSIEAVEVVTDEGKRCILDIDVQGARSVRASSLEAIFIFICPPSFQELEKRLRERGTETEEQIEKRLLNAKKELEQGQSTGLFDHVLINDDLDNCYEQLKKLLSLDGNPNINTELAHKSETVMDLERIPANFSVMKDDQKILITCVDFETICNKPSMFVLDISSMSGGAPGRTRGLNMYTLESVTIDDKLIQN; the protein is encoded by the exons ATG GGTGAAACTGCAGCTTTTCTTGCCCGTGATCTTTCTAAAGACTCATCAAATGGGTTTGTCTCAAAATCCAAAGAATTGCAGACATCTGTAAATCTTGAAGATAAAACA TACGTGATTGGTGGAGATGGGGACACCTTAACATCTTCAATCAATGtcaaaatttacaataattCTACTGGTGAATG GGTCTTTCCAATGGTGTTGGGAACGAAGCCAACGGGTAGTAAGAGTCATTGTTCCGTGCTTCTAGGTGGAAATCGAATATTGATTGTTAAGGGAGATTGTAGTGTCAATGATTGTGCATGGTTTCTTGAG GTGGACACTAAGTTTGTTGGACAACAAAGAGAGAATCATGGTTCGGAAGTGGTTGCTTGGAGTAAAGGAGTAATAGGAAATTTTGAGAAGCCTATTGTGATAAGTGGTCCATCTGGTGTGGGGAAGGGAACATTAATATCCAAACTTATGAACGATTTCCCATCCATGTTCGGGTTCTCTGTCAGTCACACAACCCGAGCACCAAGAAACTATGAAAGTGACGGCGTGCACTACCATTTCACAGATAGGAATACTATGGAACAAGATATAAAGGATGGGAAGTTTCTTGAATTTGCTTCTGTTCATGGAAACCTATATGGAACTAGCATTGAAGCTGTTGAGGTGGTCACAGATGAAGGAAAG AGATGCATCCTTGACATTGATGTCCAAGGGGCAAGGTCTGTGAGGGCTAGTTCTCTTGAAGCCATTTTCATCTTTATCTGTCCACCATCCTTTCAAGAGCTAGAGAAGCGCCTTCGTGAAAG GGGTACTGAGACAGAGGAGCAGATTGAGAAGAGGCTGCTGAATGCCAAGAAAGAGCTCGAGCAAGGACAATCGACAGGCCTGTTTGACCATGTCTTGATAAATGATGATCTGGATAATTGCTATGAGCAATTAAAG AAACTGTTGAGTCTCGATGGAAACCCCAATATCAATACCGAACTTGCCCATAAATCAG AGACAGTGATGGATTTGGAAAGGATTCCTGCAAATTTTTCTGTAATGAAGGATGATCAAAAGATCTTGATCACTTGTGTTGATTTCGAAACAATTTG TAATAAGCCAAGCATGTTTGTGCTGGACATATCTTCAATGAGTGGAGGGGCACCAGGAAGGACAAGAGGGCTAAATATGTATACACTTGAGTCGGTTACAATCGACGATAAATTGATTCAAAATTAA
- the LOC124924095 gene encoding uncharacterized protein LOC124924095 isoform X2 — translation MVLMDFHEHQLVTKPHQDHNEKTNCDGCGLVITGTSYVCPSPDCCVNLHIICARLPSKLVSYKEHPHHPLELCRSLGYPNWPGLICDVCDKHYPPMSTFFFYHCRLCGFDVDLICAALTLPISHQWHKQHQLQARLSLATSFSCSACGGKHEEEGIFFRCLKCPFWLHDSCFLLPQKLMHQTHHHVLSLGIEIRDSPPDVVFLCAVCNEQVTCPVTYAFYRCKDCSYYIHVKCLNKSRMAGKEDEITDGADGQSSQRLELDDLICLPAPDVQSLNSARNNLIKRLCQTEEDDDDRDHDHQLQHIGHHHPLILFNDQEKNEAENDERCDACILPISGQLYYGCCHDSCNFYLHKWCAALPNELRNCPCHFLDHPMQLTMTKELFPFGFFKCKGCWYLGNGFAYKCVKCKDYCLCVRCASLPRNIKHETHEHSLTLKQGRSAGACSACRFSLSAEQSACNKCMFYPDAVTTTFWMSFGCDSCFFALHADCAFLPRTIRHRFDEQHPFVLSSSASSSIAVEIKEMSAELFCEFCESKEDIAGGWYYGCRECNMFASGGCLGDDVGLFSLIKYGGRYDSPYHSEHSLGCAPTIREGSKPCDRCGEKDFCGNVMLGCDQCKVFFHLKCAYMAP, via the exons ATGGTGCTTATGGATTTTCATGAACACCAACTGGTGACGAAACCACATCAGGACCACAATGAAAAAACGAACTGCGATGGTTGCGGACTAGTGATCACAGGCACAAGCTACGTTTGCCCCTCACCAGATTGTTGTGTCAATCTTCATATTATATGTGCAAGATTACCTTCAAAACTGGTTTCCTATAAAGAGCACCCACATCACCCTCTTGAATTATGTCGCAGCTTGGGTTACCCTAACTGGCCTGGACTCATATGTGATGTCTGTGACAAACACTACCCGCCAATGTCTACATTCTTCTTCTACCACTGTAGGCTATGCGGATTTGATGTTGACTTGATTTGTGCTGCCTTGACACTCCCTATCTCTCATCAATGGCACAAACAGCACCAGCTACAAGCTCGCCTCTCCCTGGCCACCTCATTCTCGTGCTCTGCTTGTGGGGGGAAgcatgaagaagaaggaatctTCTTTCGATGCTTAAAATGCCCGTTCTGGCTTCATGACAGTTGTTTCTTGTTGCCACAAAAATTAATGCATCAAACACACCACCATGTTCTTTCACTTGGGATTGAAATAAGGGATTCCCCACCTGACGTTGTTTTCTTGTGCGCTGTCTGCAATGAACAAGTGACTTGTCCTGTCACCTATGCGTTCTATCGTTGTAAGGATTGCTCTTATTATATTCATGTCAAGTGTTTAAACAAATCCAG GATGGCTGGGAAGGAAGATGAGATAACAGATGGGGCGGATGGGCAGAGCAGTCAACGGCTGGAATTGGATGATTTAATCTGCTTGCCAGCCCCTGATGTTCAGTCGTTGAATTCTGCTAGGAACAATCTTATCAAAAGACTATGTCAGACAGAAGAAGACGACGATGACCGTGATCATGATCATCAGCTTCAACACATTGGACATCATCATCCCTTGATTCTTTTCAATGATCAGGAGAAAAATGAAGCAGAGAACGATGAAAGATGTGATGCTTGTATACTACCCATCTCAGGTCAACTATATTACGGTTGTTGTCATGATTCATGCAACTTTTATCTGCACAAATGGTGTGCTGCTCTACCAAACGAGCTAAGAAACTGCCCGTGTCATTTTCTCGATCATCCAATGCAGCTTACGATGACTAAAGAATTGTTTCCATTTGGTTTCTTCAAATGCAAAGGCTGCTGGTACTTGGGAAACGGTTTCGCCTACAAATGTGTGAAATGCAAAGATTACTGTCTTTGTGTTAGATGTGCTTCTCTTCCACGCAATATCAAACACGAAACTCACGAACATTCTCTCACGTTAAAGCAAGGTCGATCAGCCGGAGCTTGTAGCGCTTGCAGGTTCAGTCTATCGGCCGAACAGTCTGCTTGCAATAAGTGCATGTTCTACCCGGATGCAGTTACTACCACTTTCTGGATGTCGTTTGGATGTGACTCCTGCTTCTTTGCATTACACGCTGATTGCGCCTTTTTGCCACGTACAATTAGACATAGGTTCGATGAACAACACCCGTTCGTGTTATCGTCATCGGCATCGAGTTCGATAGCTGTTGAAATTAAAGAAATGAGTGCTGAGCTGTTTTGCGAGTTCTGCGAGAGTAAAGAGGATATAGCGGGCGGTTGGTATTATGGTTGTAGGGAGTGCAATATGTTTGCGAGTGGAGGATGTCTGGGAGATGATGTTGGGTTGTTTTCGTTGATAAAGTATGGGGGGAGGTACGATTCTCCGTATCACTCGGAGCACTCTCTCGGGTGTGCTCCGACGATTCGTGAAGGAAGCAAACCTTGTGATCGATGTGGGGAGAAGGATTTTTGTGGTAATGTGATGTTGGGATGTGATCAATGTAAGGttttttttcatctaaaatgtGCTTACATGGCTCCATGA
- the LOC124924095 gene encoding uncharacterized protein LOC124924095 isoform X1 encodes MVRFEDFIHPHPLTLTEVLTYDSEKHICKGCGIPIRGYAYTCLLDDCNFYLHKICVDAPKELEQGSISLHPQHHLTIITGPPYSSSSPSPGHFNCHVCAQTFSSGFAYSCTSSNCQFYVDWRCAALTIQFQHMGHKHDLITWLCPSTASFVCNACGSRHEEEDDEDQGISFLCETCPFWIHERCFSLPGTTTIQGHNHPLMIAYGIRGGGGAVYRCFICKEEDSIGRHWFYGCQQCYLLVHIKCLRKSRFAEEKIETIDFQSSCRLEDDEVISLPVPDVESMNQLMLKFIKQLGRVEGQTLQNIAHPHPLFLYEEEQVSSPSRPILNNDKTCNACTLPVVDSPFYECQSCVFILHKWCADLPKEIKEHPCHSHHPLVLITSPKESFTFGFFHCKGCLNTVNGFAFRCAQCRDNYCLCIRCASFPASVSHKKHDHTLYLKQKPLPGWCIGCRFSLSHFVLPCDDCILGQASIKLSYGCNDCNFSIHAHCALLPETMRHKIHEDHRFDLVYSKLSSIDVEVEVEPSAQPFCELCEDEVRTELGCFYVCVDCDMYVCLRCFVRSVGLNSSVVFGGTHDSPYHPQHPLTCVRASKADNLSCERCLKECCLDLFWFECDVCRIMLHLKCAYQP; translated from the exons ATGGTCCGTTTTGAGGATTTCATTCACCCACATCCACTAACCCTAACTGAGGTTCTAACCTACGACAGTGAGAAACACATATGCAAGGGATGTGGAATTCCTATTAGAGGCTATGCATATACTTGTCTTTTAGATGATTGCAATTTCTATCTACACAAGATATGTGTAGATGCCCCAAAAGAACTTGAACAAGGTTCAATCTCTTTGCACCCACAGCACCACCTCACCATCATTACAGGCCCACcatactcttcttcttctccttctccagGTCACTTCAATTGTCATGTATGTGCCCAAACCTTCTCATCAGGATTCGCATACTCTTGTACTAGTTCCAACTGCCAATTCTACGTAGACTGGAGATGCGCTGCTTTGACCATTCAATTTCAGCACATGGGTCACAAACACGATTTGATCACATGGCTGTGCCCTTCAACCGCCTCCTTTGTCTGCAATGCTTGTGGCTCAAGACACGAAGAGGAGGATGACGAAGACCAAGGAATTTCGTTCCTTTGCGAAACATGCCCGTTTTGGATCCACGAGAGATGCTTCTCTTTACCCGGTACTACTACTATCCAAGGCCACAATCACCCTCTAATGATTGCTTATGGAATTAGAGGTGGAGGAGGTGCTGTTTATCGATGTTTTATATGCAAAGAGGAGGATTCAATCGGCCGCCACTGGTTCTATGGTTGTCAACAATGTTATTTACTTGTTCACATCAAATGCCTAAGAAAATCCAG GTTTGCTGAAGAGAAAATTGAGACGATTGATTTCCAAAGCAGTTGTCGTTTGGAAGACGACGAAGTGATCAGCTTACCTGTACCGGATGTTGAGTCAATGAATCAACTTATGTTAAAATTCATCAAGCAATTGGGTCGGGTAGAAGGTCAGACACTCCAAAATATTGCTCATCCTCATCCTTTGTTTCTTTACGAAGAAGAACAAGTTTCCTCTCCATCCAGACCAATCCTTAATAACGATAAGACCTGCAACGCTTGCACATTGCCCGTTGTAGACTCGCCATTCTACGAATGTCAATCTTGTGTTTTTATCTTACACAAATGGTGTGCAGATTTACCAAAGGAGATAAAAGAGCATCCTTGCCATTCACATCACCCTCTTGTCCTAATTACTTCACCTAAAGAATCATTTACATTTGGTTTCTTCCACTGTAAAGGATGTTTGAACACTGTCAATGGCTTTGCATTCAGATGCGCACAATGTAGAGACAATTACTGTCTCTGCATCAGATGTGCTTCTTTTCCCGCCTCTGTTTCGCACAAAAAACACGACCACACTCTCTATCTAAAGCAAAAACCACTGCCCGGTTGGTGCATTGGCTGTCGTTTTAGCTTATCTCATTTCGTATTGCCTTGTGACGATTGCATTTTGGGACAGGCCTCGATTAAGCTTTCGTATGGTTGCAACGATTGTAATTTCAGCATACACGCTCATTGCGCGTTACTTCCGGAGACAATGAGGCACAAAATTCACGAGGATCATAGGTTTGATTTGGTCTATTCGAAGTTATCATCGATAGATGTTGAAGTTGAAGTTGAACCGAGTGCTCAACCATTTTGTGAACTGTGTGAGGATGAAGTTAGAACAGAACTGGGGTGTTTCTATGTATGCGTTGATTGTGATATGTATGTTTGCTTAAGATGTTTTGTTAGGAGTGTCGGTTTGAACTCATCGGTGGTGTTTGGTGGCACGCATGACTCTCCTTATCACCCGCAACACCCTCTAACTTGCGTTCGAGCTTCCAAGGCAGACAATTTGTCGTGCGAAAGATGTTTGAAAGAGTGTTGTCTtgatttattttggtttgaatGTGATGTTTGTAGAATTATGCTACATTTGAAATGTGCTTATCAACCTTAG
- the LOC124927166 gene encoding uncharacterized protein LOC124927166, producing the protein MAYSAQRANWKDHELLKIFLDACIEVDTSRKNNGSAMKKQSWDIIGKTIKEKKGLTLSYKQLKNQWDYMKRKYSIWEKIVNKTGSVKWTPDEWDEYIKANPDAKQFRYAGLQYANEMKSLFDGTGATSSEGMLECDPMIPMIQMIDADVDLSNSPMSPPVQRSRPKRRKANTDESIDDCYKVLKTSKDLEEPSFEDCYKVLNELLDEGDPLYIVACAIFCENKMYKEAWMTLTKNSDYVRKNWLTMVGKRFGLIN; encoded by the exons ATGGCTTACAGTGCTCAAAGAGCTAATTGGAAGGATCATGAACttctgaaaatatttttagatgCATGTATTGAAGTAGATACGAGTAGAAAGAATAATGGGAGTGCTATGAAGAAACAGTCGTGGGATATAATTGGTAAAACAATCAAAGAGAAGAAAGGACTAACCTTGAGTTATAAACAATTGAAAAATCAATGGGATTACATGAAGAGAAAGTATAGCATTTGGGAAAAAATAGTCAATAAAACCGGATCTGTTAAGTGGACTCCTGATGAGTGGGACGAATATATTAAG GCCAATCCCGATGCGAAACAATTCCGCTATGCTGGACTACAATAtgcaaatgaaatgaaatcattATTCGATGGTACCGGTGCTACTTCTAGTGAAGGAATGCTAGAATGTGATCCAATGATTCCAATGATTCAAATGATTGATGCTGATGTGGATTTATCTAATAGTCCTATGTCCCCCCCTGTTCAACGCTCAAGGCCTAAACGAAGGAAAGCCAACACAGATGAGAGCATTGATGATTGCTACAAAGTTCTTAAGACCTCGAAAGATCTAGAAGAACCGAGCTTTGAAGATTGCTACAAAGTTCTTAATGAATTATTAGACGAGGGGGATCCCTTATATATTGTTGCTTGTGCGATATTTTGTGAGAATAAAATGTACAAAGAAGCGTGGATGACTCTTACTAAAAACAGTGATTATGTTAGAAAAAATTGGCTTACTATGGTAGGGAAGAGGTTTGGCTTAATCAATTAA